From one Streptomyces sp. NBC_01478 genomic stretch:
- the topA gene encoding type I DNA topoisomerase, with product MSPTSETAHGGRRLVIVESPAKAKTIKGYLGPGYVVEASVGHIRDLPNGAAEVPEKYTGEVRRLGVDVDHDFAPIYVVNADKRAQVKKLKDLLKDSDELFLATDEDREGEAIAWHLLEVLKPKVPVKRMVFHEITKDAIRAAVANPRDLNQPLVDAQETRRILDRLYGYEVSPVLWKKVMPRLSAGRVQSVATRLVVERERERIAFRSAEYWDLTGTFGTGRTGDASDPSTLVARLQAVDGKRVAQGRDFDSLGQIKSANTLHLDEANARALAAALEDTRFAVRSVESKPYRRSPYAPFRTTTLQQEASRKLGFGAKATMQVAQKLYENGYITYMRTDSTTLSETAITAARAQVTQLYGADYLPAQPRVYAGKVKNAQEAHEAIRPSGDRFRTPAETGLTGDQFRLYELIWKRTVASQMKDAVGNSVTVKIAGTSSDGRDVEFSASGKTITFHGFLKAYVEGADDPNAELDDRERRLPQVAEGDALTAEELTVDGHATKPPARYTEASLVKELEEREIGRPSTYASIIGTILDRGYVFKKGTALVPSFLSFAVVNLLEKHFGRLVDYSFTAKMEDDLDRIASGEAQAVPWLRRFYFGEGEATGAAEAGNGDGDHLGGLKELVTDLGAIDAREVSSFPVGNDIMLRVGRYGPYVERGEKDSENHQRADVPEDLAPDELSVEHAEELLAKPSGDFELGADPESGHQIIARDGRYGPYVTEVLPEGTPKTGKNAVKPRTASLFKSMSLDTVTLADALKLMSLPRVVGKDAEGVEITAQNGRYGPYLKKGTDSRSLQTEDQLFTITLEEALEIYSQPKQRGRAAAKPPLKELGTDPVSEKPVVVKDGRFGPYVTDGETNATLRSDDSVEEITPERGYELLAEKRAKSPAKKTAKKAPAKKTAAKKAPAKKTTTAKKTVAKKTTTAAKKTTTAAKTATAKKTATSKVTSED from the coding sequence TTGTCCCCGACCAGCGAGACCGCACACGGCGGCCGCCGACTCGTCATCGTCGAGTCCCCTGCCAAGGCGAAGACGATCAAGGGCTACCTCGGCCCCGGATATGTCGTCGAGGCGAGCGTCGGGCACATCCGCGACCTTCCCAACGGCGCCGCGGAGGTGCCCGAGAAGTACACCGGCGAGGTGCGCCGCCTCGGTGTGGACGTCGACCACGACTTCGCGCCGATCTATGTGGTCAACGCCGACAAGCGGGCCCAGGTCAAGAAGCTCAAGGACCTCCTCAAGGACTCCGACGAACTCTTCCTCGCCACCGATGAGGACCGCGAGGGCGAAGCCATCGCGTGGCACCTCCTCGAGGTCCTGAAGCCCAAGGTCCCGGTCAAGCGCATGGTGTTCCACGAGATCACCAAGGACGCGATCCGCGCCGCCGTCGCCAACCCGCGCGACCTCAACCAGCCCCTGGTCGACGCCCAGGAGACCCGCCGTATCCTCGACCGCCTCTACGGCTACGAGGTCTCGCCGGTCCTGTGGAAGAAGGTCATGCCGCGCCTGTCGGCCGGCCGTGTCCAGTCCGTCGCCACCCGGCTCGTCGTCGAGCGGGAGCGTGAGCGCATCGCGTTCCGTTCCGCCGAGTACTGGGACCTGACGGGCACCTTCGGGACCGGCCGTACCGGCGACGCGAGCGACCCGTCCACCCTTGTCGCCCGTCTCCAGGCGGTCGACGGCAAGCGGGTCGCCCAGGGGCGCGATTTCGACTCCCTGGGCCAGATCAAGAGCGCGAACACCCTCCACCTCGACGAGGCCAACGCCCGCGCGCTGGCCGCCGCCCTGGAGGACACACGGTTCGCCGTCCGGTCCGTCGAGTCGAAGCCGTATCGACGCTCGCCGTACGCCCCGTTCCGTACGACGACGCTCCAGCAGGAGGCCAGCCGCAAGCTCGGCTTCGGTGCCAAGGCCACCATGCAGGTCGCGCAGAAGCTGTACGAGAACGGCTACATCACCTACATGCGTACGGACTCCACGACCCTGAGCGAGACGGCGATCACCGCCGCCCGCGCCCAGGTGACGCAGTTGTACGGTGCCGACTACCTGCCGGCCCAGCCGCGCGTGTACGCCGGGAAGGTCAAGAACGCCCAGGAGGCGCACGAGGCGATCCGCCCCTCGGGTGATCGTTTCCGCACGCCCGCCGAGACCGGCCTGACCGGCGACCAGTTCCGGCTCTACGAGCTGATCTGGAAGCGGACCGTCGCCTCCCAGATGAAGGACGCGGTCGGCAACTCCGTCACCGTGAAGATCGCGGGCACCTCGTCCGACGGCCGGGACGTCGAATTCAGCGCCTCCGGCAAGACGATCACCTTCCACGGCTTTTTGAAGGCCTACGTAGAGGGCGCCGACGACCCGAACGCCGAGCTGGACGACCGCGAGCGGAGGCTGCCGCAGGTCGCCGAGGGCGACGCGCTCACCGCCGAGGAACTCACGGTCGACGGGCACGCCACCAAGCCCCCGGCCCGCTACACCGAGGCCAGCCTCGTCAAGGAACTCGAAGAGCGCGAGATCGGCCGCCCGTCGACGTACGCGTCGATCATCGGCACGATCCTCGACCGCGGCTACGTCTTCAAGAAGGGCACGGCCCTGGTGCCGTCCTTCCTGTCCTTCGCCGTGGTCAACCTCCTGGAGAAGCACTTCGGCCGGCTCGTCGACTACAGCTTCACCGCCAAGATGGAGGACGACCTCGACCGCATCGCCAGCGGCGAGGCGCAGGCCGTGCCGTGGCTGCGCCGCTTCTACTTCGGCGAGGGCGAGGCGACCGGCGCCGCCGAGGCCGGCAACGGCGACGGCGACCACCTGGGCGGCCTCAAGGAGCTCGTCACCGACCTGGGCGCGATCGACGCCCGCGAGGTGTCGTCCTTCCCGGTCGGCAACGACATTATGCTGCGCGTCGGCCGCTACGGCCCCTACGTGGAGCGCGGTGAGAAGGACTCCGAGAACCACCAGCGCGCCGACGTGCCCGAGGACCTGGCGCCGGACGAGCTGAGCGTCGAGCACGCCGAGGAACTGCTCGCCAAGCCGAGCGGCGACTTCGAGCTGGGCGCCGACCCCGAGTCGGGCCACCAGATCATCGCCCGCGACGGCCGCTACGGCCCGTACGTCACCGAGGTGCTCCCCGAGGGCACCCCGAAGACCGGCAAGAACGCCGTCAAGCCGCGTACGGCCTCGCTGTTCAAGTCGATGTCCCTCGACACGGTGACGCTCGCCGACGCCCTCAAGCTGATGTCGCTGCCGCGCGTCGTCGGCAAGGACGCCGAGGGCGTGGAGATCACCGCGCAGAACGGGCGCTACGGGCCGTACCTGAAGAAGGGCACGGACTCCCGCTCGCTGCAGACCGAGGACCAGCTCTTCACGATCACCCTCGAAGAGGCGCTGGAGATCTACTCCCAGCCCAAGCAGCGCGGCCGGGCCGCCGCCAAGCCGCCGCTGAAGGAACTGGGCACCGACCCGGTCAGCGAGAAGCCCGTCGTCGTCAAGGACGGCCGTTTCGGGCCGTACGTCACCGACGGCGAGACCAACGCGACCCTGCGGTCCGACGACAGCGTCGAGGAGATCACCCCGGAGCGCGGCTACGAGCTGCTCGCCGAGAAGCGGGCCAAGTCGCCCGCCAAGAAGACGGCGAAGAAGGCCCCGGCGAAGAAGACGGCGGCCAAGAAGGCGCCCGCCAAGAAGACGACGACGGCCAAGAAGACCGTCGCCAAGAAGACGACCACGGCCGCGAAGAAGACCACCACGGCCGCCAAGACGGCGACGGCCAAGAAGACGGCCACCTCCAAGGTGACGTCCGAGGACTGA
- the tmk gene encoding dTMP kinase, whose protein sequence is MTPAEQPTAHQPAPDDALVADSRERAVRALLRQPQLKRLWSAQFVTGVGDTLALLVLVVLAFQAAIFQGSFGGGYRGVAFAVATVFGVRVLATLLFGAVLLGPLSSLISKEGPLDRRWTMVGADGLRAALLIVAPLWIDWTPDNALAVLLVTAFVTGVAERFWTVCRESAGPALLPAPPLEGATVRPLPDHLDALRRLSLRTSFVAIPVAAAALVVAALLNNLLGTGVAWFDQHQAALGSYVAAGLFAASLSVLTALEVPGTRTPRARSPLEGLRRPRTGTGVDKGRTGAIALLVVACAAVAGAISAAVAVSVLQATDLHGGPVTFGLLVLGLTGGVVIGIRTAPALLPTLSRRRLLTLAIAFTGIALLAAGLVPDVTTVLLIVALAGIGAGVAANTGHTLLDQEAEDYRRARTAEHLHAVVRVSVALGALIAPLVAALIGPHRLENGKFVFAHGGAAFTLMLVGALLLPVAALVLAKVDDRSGVPLRHDLRDALLGGDDPDTVPATTGFFIALEGGDGAGKSTQAEALADWIRGKGHEVVLTREPGATPVGKRLRSILLDVSSAGLSHRAEALLYAADRAEHVDTVVRPALERGAVVVSDRYIDSSVAYQGAGRDLSPTEIARINRWATDGLVPHMTVLLDVDPETARERFTEAPDRLESEPAEFHARVRSGFLTLAAADPSRYLVVDAGQEPEAVTTVIRHRLDTVLPLSEAEIKAQEEARKAAEEEARRKAEEEAARKAEEERLERERQEQLAQLRAEEEERKRRELEEAQRREAERQAEEARQRAEDARRRAEEEKARLLAEEEARAAEEARRRAEADRLRKQAEDEARLRAEAEERRREKQRKAEAALLAAEEARRLAAEAAAAAELAARQPTAPVVPAAPEARPEASTVETPLVKPAGGRSAEDTAVLRPVRSGAGDETAVLRSVSGDPEARDSETTAELPQPPAPAGAADETAVLPPVPSGAADETAVLPPVGAADETAVLPPVRGQGPSDRVPTGFFRDERPSGRPDGGEDRTRELPQVDEQGTPRRRPRPDWAEETPLDDLPSLADELLGPREDGDFDRDDDTGRGPGRGRGRGRRG, encoded by the coding sequence ATGACGCCAGCCGAGCAGCCAACGGCCCACCAGCCGGCCCCCGACGACGCCCTTGTCGCGGACTCCCGCGAGCGTGCCGTCCGCGCCCTGCTGCGCCAGCCGCAGCTCAAGCGGTTGTGGAGCGCGCAGTTCGTGACGGGGGTCGGCGACACCCTCGCCCTGCTGGTCCTGGTCGTGCTCGCCTTCCAGGCGGCGATCTTCCAGGGCTCCTTCGGCGGTGGCTACCGGGGCGTGGCGTTCGCGGTGGCGACCGTCTTCGGGGTGCGCGTCCTGGCGACGCTGCTCTTCGGGGCGGTGCTGCTCGGCCCGCTCAGTTCGCTCATCTCCAAGGAGGGGCCCCTCGACCGGCGCTGGACCATGGTCGGCGCGGACGGTCTGCGGGCCGCGCTGCTGATCGTCGCCCCGCTGTGGATCGACTGGACTCCGGACAACGCGCTGGCCGTGCTCCTGGTGACCGCCTTCGTGACCGGGGTCGCCGAGCGCTTCTGGACGGTGTGCCGCGAGAGCGCGGGGCCCGCCCTGCTGCCCGCCCCGCCGCTGGAGGGCGCCACGGTCCGGCCGCTGCCCGACCACCTGGACGCCCTTCGCCGGCTGTCGCTGCGCACGAGCTTCGTGGCGATCCCCGTCGCGGCCGCCGCCCTCGTCGTGGCGGCCCTGCTCAACAACCTGCTGGGCACGGGCGTCGCCTGGTTCGACCAGCACCAGGCCGCGCTCGGTTCGTACGTCGCCGCCGGACTGTTCGCCGCGTCCCTCTCCGTGCTGACCGCCCTGGAAGTGCCCGGAACGCGTACCCCGCGCGCGCGGTCACCGCTCGAAGGGCTGCGCCGCCCCAGGACCGGCACCGGCGTCGACAAGGGCCGTACGGGCGCGATCGCGCTGCTCGTGGTGGCCTGCGCGGCCGTCGCCGGGGCGATCTCCGCCGCCGTCGCGGTGTCCGTGCTCCAGGCCACCGATCTGCACGGCGGGCCGGTGACCTTCGGGCTGCTCGTCCTCGGACTGACCGGCGGGGTCGTCATCGGCATCCGTACGGCGCCCGCGCTGCTGCCGACGCTGTCGCGGCGCCGCCTGCTGACGCTGGCGATCGCCTTCACCGGCATCGCGCTGCTCGCCGCCGGCCTGGTCCCGGACGTCACCACCGTGCTGCTGATCGTCGCCCTGGCCGGCATCGGCGCGGGCGTGGCGGCCAACACCGGGCACACCCTGCTCGACCAGGAGGCCGAGGACTACCGCAGGGCCCGCACGGCCGAGCACCTGCACGCGGTCGTACGGGTCTCCGTGGCGCTCGGCGCGCTGATCGCCCCCCTGGTGGCGGCGCTGATCGGCCCGCACCGCCTGGAGAACGGCAAGTTCGTGTTCGCGCACGGCGGTGCCGCGTTCACGCTGATGCTGGTCGGCGCGCTGCTGCTGCCGGTCGCCGCGCTGGTCCTTGCCAAGGTCGACGACCGCTCCGGAGTACCGCTGCGGCACGACCTGCGGGACGCGCTGCTCGGCGGCGACGACCCCGACACCGTGCCCGCGACCACCGGCTTCTTCATCGCCCTGGAAGGCGGCGACGGCGCCGGGAAGTCCACCCAGGCCGAGGCCCTCGCCGATTGGATCAGGGGCAAGGGACACGAGGTCGTGCTCACCCGGGAGCCCGGGGCGACACCGGTCGGCAAGCGGCTGCGGTCGATCCTGCTCGACGTGTCGTCGGCGGGACTGTCCCACCGCGCGGAGGCCCTGCTGTACGCGGCCGACCGCGCGGAGCACGTCGACACCGTCGTACGGCCCGCCCTGGAGCGCGGCGCGGTCGTCGTCTCCGACCGCTACATCGACTCGTCCGTCGCCTATCAGGGCGCGGGCCGTGACCTCTCCCCGACCGAGATCGCCCGGATCAACCGGTGGGCGACCGACGGACTCGTCCCGCACATGACCGTCCTGCTGGACGTCGACCCGGAGACCGCACGCGAGCGGTTCACGGAGGCGCCCGACCGACTGGAGTCGGAGCCCGCCGAGTTCCACGCGCGCGTACGGTCCGGTTTCCTGACCCTGGCCGCGGCCGACCCGAGCCGTTACCTGGTGGTGGACGCGGGCCAGGAGCCCGAGGCCGTCACCACGGTGATCAGGCACCGCCTCGACACGGTCCTGCCGCTCTCCGAGGCCGAGATCAAGGCCCAGGAGGAGGCGCGCAAGGCCGCCGAGGAGGAGGCCCGCCGCAAGGCCGAGGAAGAGGCCGCGCGCAAGGCCGAGGAGGAGCGCCTCGAGCGCGAGCGCCAGGAGCAGCTCGCCCAGTTGCGCGCCGAGGAGGAGGAGCGCAAGCGGCGCGAGCTGGAGGAGGCCCAGCGCCGCGAGGCCGAGCGCCAGGCGGAGGAGGCCCGGCAGCGCGCCGAGGACGCACGCAGGCGTGCCGAGGAGGAGAAGGCCCGCCTTCTCGCCGAGGAAGAGGCCCGCGCCGCAGAGGAGGCCCGCCGCAGGGCCGAGGCAGATCGCTTGCGCAAGCAGGCCGAGGACGAGGCCCGGCTGCGCGCCGAGGCGGAGGAGCGCCGCCGGGAGAAGCAGCGCAAGGCCGAGGCGGCCCTGCTCGCGGCCGAGGAGGCCCGCCGCCTGGCGGCGGAGGCGGCCGCCGCGGCGGAACTGGCCGCCCGACAGCCGACGGCACCCGTGGTCCCGGCCGCTCCGGAGGCCAGGCCCGAGGCGTCGACTGTGGAGACACCGCTGGTGAAGCCCGCGGGTGGGCGATCGGCGGAGGACACGGCCGTGCTGCGGCCGGTGCGGTCCGGTGCCGGGGACGAGACGGCCGTGCTGCGGTCGGTGTCCGGGGACCCCGAGGCGCGCGACTCCGAGACGACGGCCGAGCTGCCGCAGCCGCCCGCTCCCGCGGGTGCCGCGGACGAGACGGCCGTACTGCCGCCCGTGCCGTCCGGTGCCGCCGACGAGACGGCCGTGCTGCCGCCGGTCGGTGCGGCGGACGAGACCGCTGTGCTGCCGCCGGTGCGTGGGCAGGGCCCGTCGGACCGGGTGCCCACGGGCTTCTTCCGGGACGAGCGTCCGTCCGGCCGGCCCGACGGAGGCGAGGACCGCACACGCGAGCTCCCCCAGGTCGACGAACAGGGCACACCCCGGCGCCGGCCGCGCCCCGACTGGGCCGAGGAGACCCCCCTCGACGACCTGCCCTCGCTCGCCGACGAGCTGCTCGGTCCGCGCGAGGACGGCGACTTCGACCGGGACGACGACACCGGGCGTGGGCCTGGGCGGGGGCGCGGTCGGGGCCGTAGGGGCTGA
- a CDS encoding alpha/beta hydrolase, whose amino-acid sequence MQIRRPLRRPSRSSQPSQPSEAESRRGRRSRSHGSRRTSGALLAVAVTVAALLVSACSPGSSTTATIPAADVALAPLPRSTPAALTSYYGQKLSWHTCGVPGFECATMKAPLDYAKPGAGSIRLAVARKKATGKGKPLGSLMVNPGGPGGSAVGYLQQYAGIGYPAEVRARYDMVAMDPRGVARSEPVECLGGRAMDAFTQTDTTPDDRRETTELVAEYKKFAEGCGAHSPDLLRHVSTVEAARDMDLLRAVLGDRKLTYVGASYGTFLGATYAGLFPDRVGRVVLDGAMDPSLPARRMNLDQTAGFETAFQSFAKDCVRQTDCPLGGKGTTPAKVGTNLKAFFRKLDAHPIPTGDADGRKLGEALATTGVIAAMYDEAAWPQLREALTSAMKENDGAGLLVLSDSYYERDADGRYSNLMFANAAVNCLDLPAAFSTADQVERALPTFEKASPVFGEGLGWASLSCAYWPVRATGEPHRIEAKGAAPIVVVGTTRDPATPYRWAQSLSRQLSSARLLTYVGDGHTAYGRGSRCIDSTIDAYLLRGTAPGEGKRCS is encoded by the coding sequence ATGCAGATCAGGCGCCCCCTTCGCCGGCCCAGCCGGAGCAGCCAGCCGAGTCAGCCCAGCGAGGCCGAGTCCCGTCGAGGTCGCCGCAGCCGCAGCCACGGCAGTCGTCGGACCAGTGGCGCGCTGCTCGCCGTTGCCGTCACCGTCGCCGCGCTGCTCGTGTCCGCGTGTTCCCCGGGGAGTTCCACGACGGCGACGATTCCGGCGGCGGACGTGGCGCTGGCCCCGCTGCCGCGGTCGACGCCGGCCGCGCTGACGTCGTACTACGGGCAGAAGCTCAGTTGGCACACGTGCGGTGTCCCCGGTTTCGAGTGCGCCACGATGAAGGCGCCGCTGGACTACGCCAAGCCCGGCGCGGGGAGCATCCGGCTCGCGGTCGCCCGCAAGAAGGCCACCGGCAAGGGCAAGCCGCTCGGTTCACTGATGGTGAACCCGGGCGGGCCGGGCGGTTCGGCGGTCGGCTATCTCCAGCAGTACGCCGGGATCGGCTACCCCGCCGAGGTCCGCGCCCGCTACGACATGGTCGCGATGGACCCCCGGGGCGTCGCCCGCAGCGAACCCGTCGAGTGCCTCGGCGGGCGGGCCATGGACGCGTTCACGCAGACCGACACCACCCCCGACGACCGGCGCGAGACCACCGAACTCGTGGCCGAGTACAAGAAGTTCGCGGAGGGCTGCGGCGCACACTCGCCCGACCTGCTGCGCCATGTCTCCACGGTCGAGGCGGCCCGGGACATGGACCTCCTGCGGGCGGTGCTGGGGGACCGGAAGCTGACGTACGTCGGGGCGTCGTACGGCACGTTCCTCGGGGCGACGTACGCGGGGCTGTTCCCCGACCGGGTCGGGCGGGTCGTCCTCGACGGCGCGATGGACCCGTCCCTGCCCGCGCGCCGGATGAACCTCGACCAGACGGCGGGCTTCGAGACGGCGTTCCAGTCCTTCGCGAAGGACTGCGTACGGCAGACCGACTGCCCGCTCGGCGGCAAGGGCACAACGCCCGCGAAGGTCGGGACGAACCTCAAGGCCTTCTTCCGCAAGCTCGACGCGCACCCGATCCCCACCGGCGACGCGGACGGCCGCAAGCTCGGCGAGGCGCTCGCCACCACCGGCGTGATCGCGGCGATGTACGACGAGGCGGCCTGGCCGCAGTTGCGCGAGGCGCTCACGTCGGCGATGAAGGAGAACGACGGCGCGGGCCTGCTCGTCCTCTCCGACAGCTACTACGAGCGGGACGCCGACGGCCGCTACTCGAACCTGATGTTCGCCAACGCCGCCGTGAACTGCCTCGACCTCCCGGCCGCGTTCTCGACCGCCGACCAGGTCGAGCGGGCGCTCCCCACGTTCGAGAAGGCGTCCCCGGTCTTCGGCGAGGGCCTCGGCTGGGCCTCCCTGAGCTGCGCGTACTGGCCGGTCAGGGCCACGGGCGAACCCCACCGCATCGAGGCGAAGGGCGCCGCCCCGATCGTGGTCGTCGGCACCACCCGCGACCCGGCGACGCCGTACCGCTGGGCCCAGTCCCTGTCCCGCCAGCTCTCCTCGGCCCGCCTGCTGACGTACGTCGGCGACGGCCATACCGCGTACGGGCGCGGCAGCAGGTGCATCGACTCCACGATCGACGCGTATCTGCTCCGCGGGACCGCGCCGGGGGAGGGGAAGCGCTGCTCGTAG
- a CDS encoding DNA polymerase III subunit delta', with protein MTVWDDLVGQEKVSEQLDAAARDADAFVTAATTGTAPPEASKMTHAWLFTGPPGAGRNQAARAFAAALQCVSPDRALGGSPGCGFCDGCHTALIGTHADVTTVAAVGTQILADDMRDTVRKSFTSPATGRWQIILVEDAERLNEKSANAVLKAVEEPAPRTVWLLCAPSIEDVLPTIRSRCRHLNLSTPSVDAIADLLVRREGVEPAVAAAAARATQGHVDRARRLATDPAARERRAAVLKLPLRVEDVGGCLKAAQELVDAAAEDAKQLAEEVDDKETEEMKAAMGGGQGSRMPRGTAGVMKDLEDKQKRRRTRTQRDSLDLALTDLTAFYRDVLALQLGSRVAIANADAEDALERLSRAGSPESTLRRIEAIGACRVALDRNVAPLLAVEAMTLALRAG; from the coding sequence ATGACGGTGTGGGATGACCTGGTGGGCCAGGAGAAGGTGAGCGAGCAGCTCGACGCCGCTGCTCGGGACGCCGACGCCTTCGTCACCGCGGCGACCACCGGCACGGCCCCGCCGGAGGCGTCGAAGATGACGCACGCCTGGCTGTTCACGGGCCCGCCCGGCGCGGGACGCAACCAGGCGGCGCGGGCCTTCGCCGCCGCGCTCCAGTGCGTCAGCCCCGACCGCGCGCTCGGCGGCAGCCCCGGCTGCGGCTTCTGCGACGGCTGTCATACGGCGCTGATCGGCACCCACGCCGACGTCACCACGGTCGCCGCGGTGGGCACGCAGATCCTCGCCGACGACATGCGGGACACGGTCCGCAAGTCCTTCACGTCGCCGGCGACCGGCCGCTGGCAGATCATCCTCGTCGAGGACGCCGAGCGGTTGAACGAGAAGTCGGCCAACGCGGTCCTCAAGGCCGTCGAGGAGCCCGCCCCCCGCACGGTCTGGCTCCTCTGCGCCCCCTCGATCGAGGACGTCCTCCCCACGATCCGCTCCCGCTGCCGCCACCTGAACCTGAGCACCCCTTCGGTGGACGCCATCGCCGACCTGCTCGTGCGGCGGGAGGGTGTCGAGCCGGCCGTGGCGGCGGCCGCCGCACGTGCCACCCAGGGCCATGTCGACCGGGCCCGACGGCTGGCGACGGACCCGGCCGCGCGTGAGCGCCGGGCCGCCGTACTGAAGCTGCCGCTGCGCGTCGAGGACGTCGGCGGGTGTCTCAAGGCCGCCCAGGAGCTGGTGGACGCCGCTGCCGAGGACGCGAAGCAACTGGCCGAGGAGGTGGACGACAAGGAGACCGAGGAGATGAAGGCGGCGATGGGCGGCGGCCAGGGCAGCCGGATGCCGCGAGGCACGGCCGGGGTGATGAAGGACCTGGAGGACAAGCAGAAGCGCCGGAGAACGCGTACACAGCGCGACAGCCTCGACCTCGCGCTGACCGACCTCACCGCGTTCTACCGCGATGTCCTCGCCCTCCAGCTCGGCTCCCGGGTGGCGATCGCCAACGCGGACGCCGAGGACGCACTGGAGCGGCTCTCGCGCGCCGGTTCCCCGGAGTCCACGCTGCGCCGCATCGAAGCGATCGGTGCGTGCAGAGTGGCGCTCGACCGGAATGTGGCGCCGTTGCTGGCGGTGGAGGCGATGACCTTGGCGCTCAGAGCGGGCTGA